The Peribacillus simplex genome contains the following window.
TTAATATTGACAATATGAAATCGGTATTTTTCAACCAATCATTATCATTCCATTTTCAAACATCCGCTATAACTAAGCAAGGAAAACGATTCCAAAAATCCCCCCTTTAATTCGTCATAGATCTCTTATTCTTTCTATCCTTGTTATTTCATATAAATATAGGCCTTTTAAAAATCTAAGTGATAGAGGAATTAAATCTTATCCATTACTCCAAATCTAACTTTTCGTCACGAAAGGGAAATTCATTTTCTATTTAACCTACGGAAAAGCTAATTTATGTATGGACAAACCACAGGCTTTTAGAGTTTTTTTACGCGTTATACCCGGTCCTTTGACCATATATAAAAGCACCGTTCAAAGTTTCTGAACGGTGCTAAAACTAAACGCAGCATCCTCAATTAAAAGGAAATATTTCCGAAAAAAACCGAATGTTGAAATAGGGAAAATCAACAAGTACATATTGAACTCTATTTATATACCGAATTTTCAGGAAACGTATTTCAAGGCCACCTATTCTATTTCTGAAGTTTTTTTATTTATAGTTCTGTTAGTGTTCGCTTTACAGTCGTTACGATGAATAAGAAATCCTCTTCAGTGATACTTAGTGGGGGAGCGAGAGTCAGGACATTATTGAAGCCTGCTACTGTATCACCATTTTTACCTATAATCAGCCCCTTTTCTTTGCATGACGCAATCACTTTATTGATTTTGGAAAGATCGATCGGTCGTTTTATCTGTTTATCTTCCACTAGTTCAATCCCTACCAACAAACCTTTCCCGCGTACATCCCCAACATTAGGATGAGATTTGATTTCTTCAAACTCTTGCAGAAAGCGAAGCCCTAACTCTTCAGACCGTTCTATTAGTTTTTCATTTTCATATATTTCAATATTTTTTAAAGCAAGGGCACAGGAAGCTGGATTGCCACCAAATGTATTTACATGTCGAAAGCGATCATATTCATCTGAACCAATGTACGCTTCATAAATTTCACGTTTGACGGCTGTAGCGGATAATGGCAGGTAAGCGCTTGTGATTCCTTTAGCCATTGTTACGATGTCCGGTTTTACATCATAATTCATAAATCCGAATTTCTTTCCAGTACGGCCAAACCCGCAAATGACCTCATCCGAAATGAGAAGGACACCATTTTTCTCACAAATTTCTTTTACCCGCTTCATATATCCATCAGGTGGCATCAGGATTCCGCCTCCAGTGATGATTGGTTCCATGATTACCGCGGCCACCGTTTCGCCCAATTCCCATGTAATGGTACGGTCAATTTCAGCCGCACTTTTTTCACCGCTTTCATCCTCTGGGTTTCGGTATGAATCCGGCGGTGATACATGAAGAAAACCTGGGGCGAGTGGTTCATATTTAAACTTTCGTTGTGCTTGCCCGGTAGCTGCCAGTGCCCCCATTGAATTGCCATGATAACCTCGATAACGGGAAATGAATTTATAACGTCCATGTTCACCTTTTTGCTGATGATACTGCCGAGCAATTTTAAAAGCTGTCTCATTTGCTTCTGAACCGCTGTTAGAGAAGAAAATCACATAATCCCCATCCAGCCATTCATTTAACTTCTCTGCTAGCTTAATAGCCGGGATGTGGCTGTTCGTTAAAGGGGCATAAGGAAGCTCTTTCAACTGCTCGTAAGCTGCCTCGGCCAGCTCCGTGCGACCATATCCTACGTTGACACACCATAAGCCTGACATCCCATCCAGGAAACGATTCCCATCAACATCCGTAATCCATGCTCCTTGCCCTTTTTGGACTACCATTTTCCCAGGGTTGGGTTCAGCCCCTTTCATATGATGCCACACATATTTGCCATCCATCGTTTTAAGATCATGACCCTGTTTTTCAACCGGCATATGCCACACTCCTCCTATAATAATGTATAAAGCTATAAAGGAAGGCCGACCACAAATAGCGTCGACCCCTTTTTCCTATCAATATCTTGCCGTTAACATTTTCTTTCTAGTGTAAAATTCCACGCCGTCCTTCCCATTGGCATGAAGGTCTCCATAAAATGAACTTTTATAGCCGGAAAAAGGAAAGAATGCCATAGGCGCGGGTACGCCAAGGTTAATACCAAGCATCCCTGCATCAATTTCTTCACGAAATTCCCGGATGGCTTTTGCACTATCCGTATAGAGGCAGGCACCATTGGCAAATTCGGATTGATTGGTCAAATCGATTGCTTCTTCAAGCGTATTAACCCTTACTATGGATAAAACAGGGGCAAAAATTTCATCCTTCCATATTTTCATGTTTGTTTTTACATGGTCAAATAATGTCGGCCCAACATAATAGCCATTTTCCTGATCGCCTTCTTTTCTGCCATCACGAAGGAGAACCGCTCCTTCTTTTTCCCCGATATCAATATATTGTTCTGTTCTCTTTTTATGAGTATCACGGATCACAGGGCCCAAGAAAACGTCCTTATCCATTCCATTGCCAATCTTGATGTCATCCGCTGCAGCCTTTAATCTCTCAACAAGCAAATCTCCCACTTCTCCTACCGCAACAACCACCGACGCGGCCATGCAACGCTCGCCTGCTGATCCGAAGGCGGCATTCGTTATGTTCGTTACGGCATTATCCAAATCCGCATCAGGCATGACGATTGAATGATTTTTCGCTCCTGATAAAGCCTGGACACGTTTTTTATTGGCAGCTGCCGTTTTATATACATACTCTGCTACAGGTTGGGATCCGACAAATGATATCGCTTTAATGTCTTCATGCTCCAAAATTCCATTCACGACATCGTGGGCACCATGGACAATATTGACAACACCATTCGGAACGCCGGCCTCCGTCAGTAATTCTACAAGGCGGTTGGCTAAAAGCGGGGTCCGTTCTGAAGGTTTTAAGATAAACGTATTTCCACAGGCTATTGCAAGCGGGAACATCCAACAGGGAACCATCATTGGGAAATTAAATGGCGTAATCCCGGCAACGACACCCATTGGATAACGATACATGCCAGATTCAATTCCAGGGGATATATCAGGAAGCTGACTGCCCATCATCAAAGTAGGCGCACCTGCAGCGAATTCTACGCATTCAATTCCACGTTGAACCTCACCATATGCTTCTGTATAGCTTTTTCCATTTTCTATCGTGACCAGCTTTGCAAGTTCATCCCAGTGTTCTATCAATAATTGCTGGTAACGGAATAAGAAGCGCGCTCTTTTTGGCACGGCCACCTTTTTCCATTCTTTATACGCCTTTTTAGCAACCTGCACCGCCTGGTCGACATCTTCCTTTGTGGAAAGGGGTACGATTGCCAAAGCTTCTCCTGTTGCCGGATTAGGCACTTCTTCATGTTTCGATGTTGTGGAATTCACCCACTTG
Protein-coding sequences here:
- a CDS encoding CoA-acylating methylmalonate-semialdehyde dehydrogenase, producing the protein MTVINDVETLKNYIGGKWVNSTTSKHEEVPNPATGEALAIVPLSTKEDVDQAVQVAKKAYKEWKKVAVPKRARFLFRYQQLLIEHWDELAKLVTIENGKSYTEAYGEVQRGIECVEFAAGAPTLMMGSQLPDISPGIESGMYRYPMGVVAGITPFNFPMMVPCWMFPLAIACGNTFILKPSERTPLLANRLVELLTEAGVPNGVVNIVHGAHDVVNGILEHEDIKAISFVGSQPVAEYVYKTAAANKKRVQALSGAKNHSIVMPDADLDNAVTNITNAAFGSAGERCMAASVVVAVGEVGDLLVERLKAAADDIKIGNGMDKDVFLGPVIRDTHKKRTEQYIDIGEKEGAVLLRDGRKEGDQENGYYVGPTLFDHVKTNMKIWKDEIFAPVLSIVRVNTLEEAIDLTNQSEFANGACLYTDSAKAIREFREEIDAGMLGINLGVPAPMAFFPFSGYKSSFYGDLHANGKDGVEFYTRKKMLTARY
- a CDS encoding aspartate aminotransferase family protein; translated protein: MPVEKQGHDLKTMDGKYVWHHMKGAEPNPGKMVVQKGQGAWITDVDGNRFLDGMSGLWCVNVGYGRTELAEAAYEQLKELPYAPLTNSHIPAIKLAEKLNEWLDGDYVIFFSNSGSEANETAFKIARQYHQQKGEHGRYKFISRYRGYHGNSMGALAATGQAQRKFKYEPLAPGFLHVSPPDSYRNPEDESGEKSAAEIDRTITWELGETVAAVIMEPIITGGGILMPPDGYMKRVKEICEKNGVLLISDEVICGFGRTGKKFGFMNYDVKPDIVTMAKGITSAYLPLSATAVKREIYEAYIGSDEYDRFRHVNTFGGNPASCALALKNIEIYENEKLIERSEELGLRFLQEFEEIKSHPNVGDVRGKGLLVGIELVEDKQIKRPIDLSKINKVIASCKEKGLIIGKNGDTVAGFNNVLTLAPPLSITEEDFLFIVTTVKRTLTEL